The Anastrepha ludens isolate Willacy chromosome 2, idAnaLude1.1, whole genome shotgun sequence genome contains a region encoding:
- the LOC128855005 gene encoding beclin 1-associated autophagy-related key regulator codes for MASMSCSSSDESFNAPNLKFNVSSSSEDVCRDLVGHAHSEETFCLRYICPQCKRAQPQENFHCCSCVRNGNVVHSSVAGCTQKENLFEKQQKYIKIKGGIKDLSNRYEQFMRKQRSSENLQCEIKRKKQRIQLLNRLIAEKQTLLANLKDQRDQLCKANNDKHKQLPNYPIKVKALEDYVFDRFEKINKLRERHDAMMEKVQQVTRHDINQLVKYIFPISEVVLRDEKRLKTIIGDVRGAVQCGPSSDAGSTEADTIEQLADAKNTSYIRGKWVFHGSGISEMQYRIIAPTLPANGDYTAYLDWLSDNKDDVPKNEGNQVAPSRISAFRIIGALTYTTQLTELLSYYLNVRLPHKMAYGDFCRILNEEHFLRKVSRLNSNIMYLAYTQQVQLRNHNENHTLENILAILDVEKSNLGRHGFHELSNAPLMKSVDSLLKGIETATESESEDDNSLRLDWEAVPNFPEEPEINESDLVANVAAQQSSLTGGLITTAANRISAILRWRR; via the exons ATGGCATCTATGTCCTGCTCATCGTCAGATGAGAGCTTTAATGCACCAAATCTGAAATTTAACGTGTCTAGTTCAAGCGAAGATGTTTGTAGAGATCTGGTTGGTCATGCACATTCAGAGGAAACATTCTGTCTGAGATATATTTGCCCACAGTGTAAGAGAGCCCAGCCTCAGGAGAATTTCCACTGTTGCTCGTGTGTGCGTAATGGAAACGTTGTGCACAGCAGTGTTGCTGGTTGTACGCAGAAGGAAAA CCTGTTCGAGaaacagcaaaaatatattaaaataaaaggaGGTATCAAAGATTTAAGCAATCGCTATGAACAGTTTATGCGTAAACAGCGGTCAAGTGAAAACCTACAATgcgaaattaaacgaaaaaaacagaGGATTCAGCTGCTTAATAGATTAATCGCGGAGAAGCAAACATTATTAGCAAATCTAAAAGATCAAAGAGATCAGCTATGTAAGGCAAATAATGACAAACACAAGCAATTGCCAAATTATCCAATCAAGGTGAAGGCTTTGGAAGATTACGTTTTTGATCGattcgaaaaaattaataaactacGCGAGCGGCATGATGCAATGATGGAGAAAGTACAGCAGGTAACACGCCATGATATAAACCAGCTGGTTAAGTACATATTCCCCATTTCGGAAGTTGTGCTAAGAGACGAGAAGCGCCTCAAAACCATTATTGGTGACGTACGCGGAGCAGTGCAATGTGGACCAAGTAGCGATGCTGGAAGTACCGAAGCCGATACCATAGAACAGTTGGCAGACGCTAAAAACACTTCTTATATACGTGGTAAATGGGTGTTTCACGGTAGTGGCATAAGTGAGATGCAATATCGTATAATAGCTCCTACATTGCCGGCCAATGGCGATTATACAGCCTATTTAGATTGGCTATCCGACAACAAAGATGATGTACCCAAGAATGAAGGTAATCAGGTAGCGCCAAGCCGTATTAGTGCTTTCCGCATTATTGGCGCGTTAACGTATACCACACAACTGACAGAGCTCCTAAGCTACTACCTGAACGTGCGTTTGCCGCATAAAATGGCATATgg tGACTTTTGCCGAATACTCAACGAAGAGCATTTTTTGCGCAAAGTATCGCGTTTAAACTCAAACATTATGTACCTCGCCTACACACAGCAGGTACAGTTGCGGAACCATAATGAAAATCATACACTGGAAAACATATTGGCCATTTTAGACGTAGAGAAGAGCAATTTAGGTCGTCATGGTTTCCACGAGTTATCAAATGCACCATTAATGAAATCGGTTGACTCTTTGCTTAAGGGTATTGAAACGGCTACTGAATCAGAGTCGGAAG atGACAATTCCTTACGCTTGGATTGGGAAGCGGTGCCAAATTTCCCAGAGGAGCCTGAGATTAACGAATCGGATTTAGTTGCGAACGTAGCTGCACAACAATCAAGTTTAACGGGTGGTCTAATCACTACAGCAGCAAATCGAATAAGCGCTATACTTCGATGGCGAAGATAG
- the LOC128855003 gene encoding yemanuclein isoform X2 produces the protein MSEMKRVSFTTLSSSTSSTINFSAGGSVTVGVSGGINSGALTTSSSRFGDDFLSGQQNSDRVGPTGASADRKSNKTMRLTIELFPTDSCQYPEFNYSRLLHLEKKKQKKLKQKANGFTDPFNDNDNDVARIAHELEKKYGSAYGSGRGRSKKDDLCDIGLGYDESDSFIDNTEAYDEIIPEEMETIEGGFYINCGPLEFQKLHTESTTTKTDEIIKMPNRPRKRVISSSSSDSSSSSEEDADENVESEGEVSSADTVKGNKNGSATMQLVEKRPRSNSTTNPSKKPKNNQEGNAKKGKSVKNSGIGSSSTSNSPKPSSVGSDSDKERVRQKIVKTTTIKDMLKAKRDNFLKMQEGGSGSGPSGNSEAINGELKGTASKSSEEDDSSSSGESDESSDDSDSNDSVPVEKKTKSSNGESTESDTKLPDIEAEIIADVQQFKEIIKMKNLIGKRFQFDETLVEAFLKIDEALLCVEKAHRNMVFAHLEYHLVLPKYFFLRKAKQLRIKEEKMKSKRALGKLRKAIIEAMPSVIANFEADIRKHAELAVNINAEYPPKMPKKRFPWNNNLRNLLYDVYQVRWTSFPVLGTRKETLEDFINVFLRDKVVELWPKDWMRFEELQREIEKRKSAAKKAKDKKKEKENGCNSNPANPTTGSNNAVSGSSAAITQTITSNNAYMKQFEEFATGSRSSYANSDTESVASSGASNSLKRKAGVKGTNKTSKLQAQSNMPGTNSNLDNNKKPPTFVPASTNLEFNMQNVLTSNAVITSSQVSTSALPPLLTTTIVSTAAPLPSQSKHSRSGETNVQVIDLDNYRSPSDILLTSQQMLRPGSSNAPITVIPNTKTALALSAPNRRESSSESDGVEIVSIYPATVKAPVGAPPKQKYKKNASSNFAMDTVNVNAFQSGPSTITNNNNNTNANNNNSQNIKSKRMELLSGIPSYDNKQVVRTFKDLDLPQQKTTNLPSPQNGSKKDYCAQ, from the exons atgtccgaaatgaaaCGAGTTTCGTTTACCACCTTGAGCAGTAGCACTTCGTCTACAATCAACTTCAGTGCTGGAGGCAGCGTTACTGTCGGTGTTTCGGGGGGTATTAACAGTGGTGCTTTAACCACGAGCTCGTCACGTTTCGGCGATGATTTTCTCTCTGGCCAACAAAACTCTGATCGTGTAGGCCCTACTGGTGCGAGTGCTGATCgtaaaagcaacaaaacaatGCGGCTTACAATAGAACTCTTCCCTACAGACTCCTGCCAGTATCCTGAATTTAATTATTCCCGACTATTGCATTTGGAAAAG aagaagcagaagaaattgaaacaaaaggCAAATGGTTTCACTGACCCATTCAACGACAACGACAATGATGTAGCTCGAATCGCCCACGAACTAGAAAAGAAATATGGGAGTGCGTATGGCAGTGGCCGAGGTCGCAGCAAAAAAGATGATCTTTGTGACATAGGTTTAGGCTATGATGAGTCGGATTCTTTTATAGACAATACGGAAGCA TATGATGAAATTATCCCGGAGGAGATGGAAACAATAGAGGGCGGCTTTTACATCAACTGTGGTCCACTTGAGTTCCAAAAACTTCACACAGAATCAACGACCACAAAAACGgacgaaattataaaaatgccgaaTCGCCCGAGAAAGCGCGTTATATCCTCATCTTCCTCAGATAGCTCCTCTAGCAGTGAGGAAGATGCCGATGAAAATGTGGAATCGGAGGGAGAAGTATCTAGTGCTGATACCGTAAAGGGTAACAAGAATGGCAGTGCCACAATGCAACTTGTAGAGAAACGACCCCGTTCCAACTCGACCACCAACCCGTCGAAAAAACCCAAGAACAATCAGGAGGGCAATGCTAAAAAGGGGAAGTCGGTAAAAAATTCAGGAATAGGTAGTTCGTCCACATCAAATTCACCCAAACCTTCGTCCGTTGGTTCGGATTCGGATAAAGAACGCGTGCGGCAGAAAATTGTTAAGACTACCACCATAAAGGATATGCTAAAAGCAAAACGcgacaactttttaaaaatgcaaGAAGGTGGTAGCGGAAGTGGACCTAGTGGAAATTCCGAGGCAATTAATGGTGAATTGAAAGGAACTGCCAGTAAATCATCCGAAGAAGATGATTCTTCTTCGAGTGGCGAATCGGATGAGTCTAGCGATGATAGCGACTCCAATGACTCTGTGCCCGttgaaaagaaaacgaaaagtaGCAATGGTGAAAGTACTGAGA GTGACACAAAACTGCCTGACATCGAAGCTGAAATTATAGCGGATGTGCaacaattcaaagaaattataaaaatgaaaaatctgatCGGTAAACGTTTCCAGTTTGATGAGACGCTCGTTGAAGCCTTTTTGAA AATCGACGAGGCATTGCTATGCGTTGAAAAAGCTCATAGAAACATGGTTTTCGCACACTTAGAATATCACCTTGTGCTgcctaaatattttttcttgcgTAAAGCAAAACAGCTGCGTATTAAAGaggaaaaaatgaaaagcaaaagaGCTCTTGGTAAATTGCGAAAAGCGATCATAGAAGCAATGCCAAGCGTCATTGCTAACTTCGAAGCGGATATTCGAAAGCATGCTGAAct CGCGGTTAATATAAATGCCGAGTATCCACCAAAAATGCCAAAGAAGAGATTTCCATGGAATAATAACCTgcg AAATCTTCTCTACGATGTTTATCAAGTGCGTTGGACCTCATTTCCAGTGCTGGGCACCCGGAAGGAAACCCTTGAGGATTTCATCAATGTATTTTTGCGAGATAAAGTTGTGGAGCTTTGGCCGAAAGATTGGATGCGCTTTGAGGAGCTTCAGCGCGAGATCGAAAAACGTAAGTCAGCAGCAAAAAAAGCGAAAGAcaagaagaaagaaaaggaaaatggCTGTAACTCTAACCCGGCCAATCCTACAACGGGAAGTAACAATGCTGTTTCGGGCTCCTCTGCTGCTATTACACAGACCATTACCTCTAATAACGCTTATATGAAACAGTTTGAAGAATTCGCCACGGGCAGTCGCAGTTCATACGCCAATTCCGACACTGAATCCGTAGCAAGTAGCGGCGCCTCGAACAGTCTAAAACGAAAAGCTGGCGTTAAGGGgacaaataaaacatcaaaattacaaGCTCAGAGCAATATGCCGGGCACCAATAGCAATCTcgataacaacaaaaaaccgcCCACTTTTGTCCCTGCTTCAACAAATTTGGAATTCAATATGCAAAACGTGTTGACCAGCAACGCCGTTATCACCTCATCTCAAGTATCGACCTCGGCTCTTCCGCCATTGTTAACAACTACCATCGTCAGCACAGCGGCTCCCTTACCATCACAATCAAAACATTCCAGATCGGGCGAAACAAACGTACAAGTTATAGATCTAGATAACTACCGTAGCCCGAGCGATATATTATTGACATCACAACAAATGCTACGACCGGGGAGCAGTAATGCACCAATTACTGTAATACCCAATACAAAAACTGCCTTAGCGCTGAGTGCGCCAAATCGACGAGAGAGCAGCAGTGAATCGGATGGCGTGGAGATCGTCAGTATTTATCCGGCCACAGTTAAAGCGCCTGTGGGAGCACCTCCGaaacaaaaatacaagaaaaatgcATCTTCGAACTTTGCAATGGACACGGTGAATGTGAATGCGTTTCAGTCGGGTCCGTCCACtataacaaataacaataataacaccAACGCGAATAACAATAATAGTCAAAATATCAAGAGTAAACGAATGGAGTTGTTGAGCGGCATTCCAAGTTATGACAACAAGCAAGTTGTTCGCACTTTTAAGGATCTC gATTTGCCACAACAAAAGACTACTAATCTGCCATCACCGCAAAATGGTTCCAAAAAAGATTATTGCGCTCAATGA
- the LOC128855003 gene encoding yemanuclein isoform X1 encodes MSEMKRVSFTTLSSSTSSTINFSAGGSVTVGVSGGINSGALTTSSSRFGDDFLSGQQNSDRVGPTGASADRKSNKTMRLTIELFPTDSCQYPEFNYSRLLHLEKKKQKKLKQKANGFTDPFNDNDNDVARIAHELEKKYGSAYGSGRGRSKKDDLCDIGLGYDESDSFIDNTEAYDEIIPEEMETIEGGFYINCGPLEFQKLHTESTTTKTDEIIKMPNRPRKRVISSSSSDSSSSSEEDADENVESEGEVSSADTVKGNKNGSATMQLVEKRPRSNSTTNPSKKPKNNQEGNAKKGKSVKNSGIGSSSTSNSPKPSSVGSDSDKERVRQKIVKTTTIKDMLKAKRDNFLKMQEGGSGSGPSGNSEAINGELKGTASKSSEEDDSSSSGESDESSDDSDSNDSVPVEKKTKSSNGESTEKLRTGDTKLPDIEAEIIADVQQFKEIIKMKNLIGKRFQFDETLVEAFLKIDEALLCVEKAHRNMVFAHLEYHLVLPKYFFLRKAKQLRIKEEKMKSKRALGKLRKAIIEAMPSVIANFEADIRKHAELAVNINAEYPPKMPKKRFPWNNNLRNLLYDVYQVRWTSFPVLGTRKETLEDFINVFLRDKVVELWPKDWMRFEELQREIEKRKSAAKKAKDKKKEKENGCNSNPANPTTGSNNAVSGSSAAITQTITSNNAYMKQFEEFATGSRSSYANSDTESVASSGASNSLKRKAGVKGTNKTSKLQAQSNMPGTNSNLDNNKKPPTFVPASTNLEFNMQNVLTSNAVITSSQVSTSALPPLLTTTIVSTAAPLPSQSKHSRSGETNVQVIDLDNYRSPSDILLTSQQMLRPGSSNAPITVIPNTKTALALSAPNRRESSSESDGVEIVSIYPATVKAPVGAPPKQKYKKNASSNFAMDTVNVNAFQSGPSTITNNNNNTNANNNNSQNIKSKRMELLSGIPSYDNKQVVRTFKDLDLPQQKTTNLPSPQNGSKKDYCAQ; translated from the exons atgtccgaaatgaaaCGAGTTTCGTTTACCACCTTGAGCAGTAGCACTTCGTCTACAATCAACTTCAGTGCTGGAGGCAGCGTTACTGTCGGTGTTTCGGGGGGTATTAACAGTGGTGCTTTAACCACGAGCTCGTCACGTTTCGGCGATGATTTTCTCTCTGGCCAACAAAACTCTGATCGTGTAGGCCCTACTGGTGCGAGTGCTGATCgtaaaagcaacaaaacaatGCGGCTTACAATAGAACTCTTCCCTACAGACTCCTGCCAGTATCCTGAATTTAATTATTCCCGACTATTGCATTTGGAAAAG aagaagcagaagaaattgaaacaaaaggCAAATGGTTTCACTGACCCATTCAACGACAACGACAATGATGTAGCTCGAATCGCCCACGAACTAGAAAAGAAATATGGGAGTGCGTATGGCAGTGGCCGAGGTCGCAGCAAAAAAGATGATCTTTGTGACATAGGTTTAGGCTATGATGAGTCGGATTCTTTTATAGACAATACGGAAGCA TATGATGAAATTATCCCGGAGGAGATGGAAACAATAGAGGGCGGCTTTTACATCAACTGTGGTCCACTTGAGTTCCAAAAACTTCACACAGAATCAACGACCACAAAAACGgacgaaattataaaaatgccgaaTCGCCCGAGAAAGCGCGTTATATCCTCATCTTCCTCAGATAGCTCCTCTAGCAGTGAGGAAGATGCCGATGAAAATGTGGAATCGGAGGGAGAAGTATCTAGTGCTGATACCGTAAAGGGTAACAAGAATGGCAGTGCCACAATGCAACTTGTAGAGAAACGACCCCGTTCCAACTCGACCACCAACCCGTCGAAAAAACCCAAGAACAATCAGGAGGGCAATGCTAAAAAGGGGAAGTCGGTAAAAAATTCAGGAATAGGTAGTTCGTCCACATCAAATTCACCCAAACCTTCGTCCGTTGGTTCGGATTCGGATAAAGAACGCGTGCGGCAGAAAATTGTTAAGACTACCACCATAAAGGATATGCTAAAAGCAAAACGcgacaactttttaaaaatgcaaGAAGGTGGTAGCGGAAGTGGACCTAGTGGAAATTCCGAGGCAATTAATGGTGAATTGAAAGGAACTGCCAGTAAATCATCCGAAGAAGATGATTCTTCTTCGAGTGGCGAATCGGATGAGTCTAGCGATGATAGCGACTCCAATGACTCTGTGCCCGttgaaaagaaaacgaaaagtaGCAATGGTGAAAGTACTGAGA AGTTACGTACAGGTGACACAAAACTGCCTGACATCGAAGCTGAAATTATAGCGGATGTGCaacaattcaaagaaattataaaaatgaaaaatctgatCGGTAAACGTTTCCAGTTTGATGAGACGCTCGTTGAAGCCTTTTTGAA AATCGACGAGGCATTGCTATGCGTTGAAAAAGCTCATAGAAACATGGTTTTCGCACACTTAGAATATCACCTTGTGCTgcctaaatattttttcttgcgTAAAGCAAAACAGCTGCGTATTAAAGaggaaaaaatgaaaagcaaaagaGCTCTTGGTAAATTGCGAAAAGCGATCATAGAAGCAATGCCAAGCGTCATTGCTAACTTCGAAGCGGATATTCGAAAGCATGCTGAAct CGCGGTTAATATAAATGCCGAGTATCCACCAAAAATGCCAAAGAAGAGATTTCCATGGAATAATAACCTgcg AAATCTTCTCTACGATGTTTATCAAGTGCGTTGGACCTCATTTCCAGTGCTGGGCACCCGGAAGGAAACCCTTGAGGATTTCATCAATGTATTTTTGCGAGATAAAGTTGTGGAGCTTTGGCCGAAAGATTGGATGCGCTTTGAGGAGCTTCAGCGCGAGATCGAAAAACGTAAGTCAGCAGCAAAAAAAGCGAAAGAcaagaagaaagaaaaggaaaatggCTGTAACTCTAACCCGGCCAATCCTACAACGGGAAGTAACAATGCTGTTTCGGGCTCCTCTGCTGCTATTACACAGACCATTACCTCTAATAACGCTTATATGAAACAGTTTGAAGAATTCGCCACGGGCAGTCGCAGTTCATACGCCAATTCCGACACTGAATCCGTAGCAAGTAGCGGCGCCTCGAACAGTCTAAAACGAAAAGCTGGCGTTAAGGGgacaaataaaacatcaaaattacaaGCTCAGAGCAATATGCCGGGCACCAATAGCAATCTcgataacaacaaaaaaccgcCCACTTTTGTCCCTGCTTCAACAAATTTGGAATTCAATATGCAAAACGTGTTGACCAGCAACGCCGTTATCACCTCATCTCAAGTATCGACCTCGGCTCTTCCGCCATTGTTAACAACTACCATCGTCAGCACAGCGGCTCCCTTACCATCACAATCAAAACATTCCAGATCGGGCGAAACAAACGTACAAGTTATAGATCTAGATAACTACCGTAGCCCGAGCGATATATTATTGACATCACAACAAATGCTACGACCGGGGAGCAGTAATGCACCAATTACTGTAATACCCAATACAAAAACTGCCTTAGCGCTGAGTGCGCCAAATCGACGAGAGAGCAGCAGTGAATCGGATGGCGTGGAGATCGTCAGTATTTATCCGGCCACAGTTAAAGCGCCTGTGGGAGCACCTCCGaaacaaaaatacaagaaaaatgcATCTTCGAACTTTGCAATGGACACGGTGAATGTGAATGCGTTTCAGTCGGGTCCGTCCACtataacaaataacaataataacaccAACGCGAATAACAATAATAGTCAAAATATCAAGAGTAAACGAATGGAGTTGTTGAGCGGCATTCCAAGTTATGACAACAAGCAAGTTGTTCGCACTTTTAAGGATCTC gATTTGCCACAACAAAAGACTACTAATCTGCCATCACCGCAAAATGGTTCCAAAAAAGATTATTGCGCTCAATGA